The following are encoded together in the Triticum dicoccoides isolate Atlit2015 ecotype Zavitan chromosome 6B, WEW_v2.0, whole genome shotgun sequence genome:
- the LOC119323627 gene encoding uncharacterized protein LOC119323627 isoform X2: MLSLSMWRASKVGLHRRRFAAGLHRIFFPSSSRPPRRRPPPRRPPVLLASFLLPASSPHGCVELHLAPTSPHLASCSTSSTWWLKKLQFFGASGGGSARSCGGVVDPVAGKLDPVARTRRFLVVLLDARGVGVMQSPPPRRAGTAAVLSLFMATAGVAAGGATDLCSASATATVGSLKFFLLLPDELLLPHPATSRLLLNKEQRVCVGYCCCWCSCCYCCCSCCCCWWCSWLLLLFLEYCCCYYRSFGLKVKGYIKTI, from the exons ATGCTGAGCTTGTCCATGTGGCGCGCATCGAAGGTGGGGCTGCACAGGAGGAGGTTTGCAGCCGGTCTCCACCGAATTTTTTTTCCGTCCTCTTCCcgtcctcctcgccgccgtcctcctccccgCCGTCCTCCCGTCCTcctcgcctccttcctcctccccgcCTCCTCCCCTCATGGCTGTGTGGAGCTGCACCTCGCCCCCACCTCACCTCACCTCGCCTCGTGCTCCACCTCCAGCACTTGGTGGCTGAAAAAGCTTCAATTTTTCGGCGCATCCGGTGGCGGAAGTGCCAGATCCTGTGGCGGCGTTGTAGATCCGGTGGCGGGGAAGCTCGATCCGGTGGCGCGTACTCGGCGCTTCCTGGTGGTCCTCCTCGACGCCCGTGGTGTTGGCGTGATGCAGTCACCTCCTCCTCGTCGTGCAGGGACGGCGGCGGTGCTCTCTCTGTTCATGGCTACTGCTGGTGTTGCTGCTGGTGGCGCGACCGATCTGTGTTCTGCATCGGCTACAGCCACTGTTG GTTCACTGAAGTTCTTCTTATTGCTTCCTGATGAATTGCTTCTTCCTCATCCAGCAACATCTCGTCTCCTGTTAAATAAGGAGCAAAGG GTATGTGTTGGTTACTGCTGCTGCTGGTGTAGCTGTTGCTATTGCTGTtgtagctgttgctgctgctggtggtgTTCATGGCTGCTGCTGCTATTTCTGGAGTACTGCTGCTGCTATTACAG ATCATTTGGTTTGAAGGTGAAAGGATACATCAAGACCATTTGA
- the LOC119323627 gene encoding uncharacterized protein LOC119323627 isoform X1 yields the protein MLSLSMWRASKVGLHRRRFAAGLHRIFFPSSSRPPRRRPPPRRPPVLLASFLLPASSPHGCVELHLAPTSPHLASCSTSSTWWLKKLQFFGASGGGSARSCGGVVDPVAGKLDPVARTRRFLVVLLDARGVGVMQSPPPRRAGTAAVLSLFMATAGVAAGGATDLCSASATATVGSLKFFLLLPDELLLPHPATSRLLLNKEQRVCVGYCCCWCSCCYCCCSCCCCWWCSWLLLLFLEYCCCYYRYVMLLLQIAGVNCCCFFKLLEYIGSSRLTDLPAYKFSHACSHSPSDFFNSLLVPKNKRKMIILCKFQKNLMDKPCLMEKQMQKKGVDAQCGYFMSLLCVFKAY from the exons ATGCTGAGCTTGTCCATGTGGCGCGCATCGAAGGTGGGGCTGCACAGGAGGAGGTTTGCAGCCGGTCTCCACCGAATTTTTTTTCCGTCCTCTTCCcgtcctcctcgccgccgtcctcctccccgCCGTCCTCCCGTCCTcctcgcctccttcctcctccccgcCTCCTCCCCTCATGGCTGTGTGGAGCTGCACCTCGCCCCCACCTCACCTCACCTCGCCTCGTGCTCCACCTCCAGCACTTGGTGGCTGAAAAAGCTTCAATTTTTCGGCGCATCCGGTGGCGGAAGTGCCAGATCCTGTGGCGGCGTTGTAGATCCGGTGGCGGGGAAGCTCGATCCGGTGGCGCGTACTCGGCGCTTCCTGGTGGTCCTCCTCGACGCCCGTGGTGTTGGCGTGATGCAGTCACCTCCTCCTCGTCGTGCAGGGACGGCGGCGGTGCTCTCTCTGTTCATGGCTACTGCTGGTGTTGCTGCTGGTGGCGCGACCGATCTGTGTTCTGCATCGGCTACAGCCACTGTTG GTTCACTGAAGTTCTTCTTATTGCTTCCTGATGAATTGCTTCTTCCTCATCCAGCAACATCTCGTCTCCTGTTAAATAAGGAGCAAAGG GTATGTGTTGGTTACTGCTGCTGCTGGTGTAGCTGTTGCTATTGCTGTtgtagctgttgctgctgctggtggtgTTCATGGCTGCTGCTGCTATTTCTGGAGTACTGCTGCTGCTATTACAGGTATGTGATGCTGCTGCTTCAAATTGCTGGAGTaaactgctgctgcttcttcaaactGTTGGAGTATATTGGGTCATCTAGATTAACAGACCTCCCTGCATATAAATTTAGCCATGCCTGCTCCCATTCGCCTAGTGATTTCTTCAATAGCCTTTTGGTACCTAAAAACAAAAGAAAGATGATTATATTATGCAAGTTTCAAAAGAACTTGATGGACAAACCGTGTCTGATGGAAAAACAAATGCAGAAAAAGGGAGTAGATGCTCAATGTGGTTACTTCATGAGTTTGTTATGTGTATTCAAAGCCTATTGA